From one Anticarsia gemmatalis isolate Benzon Research Colony breed Stoneville strain chromosome 20, ilAntGemm2 primary, whole genome shotgun sequence genomic stretch:
- the LOC142981748 gene encoding fatty acid-binding protein 2-like has product MSFLGKEYHFVSQENVDGFLKFVGVPEDKIEEMSKFAPEIKFVKDGDSYTVHSRGASGPTVTTFKSGVEFDDAIGPEKRPVKTTYVVDGNTVTQTINDGKRTGVFKREYNGDDLLLTMTLSGWDGVAKRHYKA; this is encoded by the exons ATGTCTTTCTTGGGAAAGGAATACCACTTCGTCAGCCAGGAGAATGTTGATGGCTTCCTCAAGTTTGTCG GTGTCCCCGAAGACAAGATCGAGGAGATGAGCAAGTTCGCTCCTGAGATCAAGTTCGTGAAGGACGGCGACTCATACACCGTGCACAGCAGGGGCGCCAGCGGCCCCACTGTCACCACCTTCAAGTCAGGAGTCGAGTTTGATGATGCTATCGGACCTGAGAAACGACCG GTGAAGACCACCTACGTGGTTGACGGCAACACCGTCACCCAGACCATCAACGATGGCAAGCGCACTGGTGTCTTCAAGAGGGAGTACAACGGTGATGACCTGCTTCTG ACAATGACACTCAGCGGTTGGGACGGCGTAGCTAAGAGACACTACAAAGCTTAA
- the LOC142981562 gene encoding fatty acid-binding protein 2-like, whose translation MTAYHLNTVAGSNRLITDKMAFLGKEYSCVKQENVEAFFKFIGVPEDKLAAYCDFAPSGKLVKDGDSYTFTSQYPSGPKVVTFQSGVEFEDSIGIEKVPIKSTYVVDGNTVTQTIKSTKGTTIFKREFSGDDMVLTMTNNDWDGVAKRYYKA comes from the exons ATGACTGCGTATCATTTAAACACAG TTGCAGGTAGTAACAGGTTAATTACGGACAAAATGGCTTTCCTTGGTAAAGAATACAGCTGTGTAAAGCAAGAAAATGTTGAAGCTTTCTTCAAATTCATTG GTGTACCCGAGGACAAGCTAGCAGCGTACTGCGACTTCGCCCCCAGCGGCAAGCTGGTCAAGGACGGAGACTCCTACACCTTCACCAGCCAGTACCCCTCTGGCCCGAAGGTGGTCACCTTCCAGAGCGGCGTGGAGTTTGAAGACAGTATTGGAATCGAGAAAGTTCCT ATCAAATCCACATACGTAGTTGACGGCAACACTGTGACCCAGACCATCAAGTCAACCAAAGGCACTACCATCTTCAAGAGGGAGTTCTCCGGAGATGACATGGTTTTG acAATGACAAACAATGACTGGGATGGAGTTGCTAAGAGGTACTACAAAGCTTAA
- the LOC142981536 gene encoding fatty acid-binding protein 1-like: MSFFGKEYKYESEENFGDFLKAVGLPDEEIAKFLQFKPVSKIEQDGDEYVYTTVSPAGTKVTKFKSGVEFEDVIKEGFPIKTTYTVDGNKVTQEINTEKGNATFVREFSDDALVVTITADKWDGTAKRFYKA, from the exons ATGTCGTTCTTCGGTAAGGAATACAAATATGAGAGTGAGGAGAACTTCGGTGATTTCCTCAAGGCTGTCG GTCTTCCCGATGAGGAAATAGCCAAGTTCCTACAGTTCAAGCCTGTGTCCAAGATCGAGCAGGACGGAGACGAGTACGTGTACACCACCGTGTCTCCCGCCGGCACCAAGGTCACCAAGTTTAAGTCTGGTGTTGAGTTCGAAGATGTCATCAAAGAAGGCTTCCCC ATCAAGACCACCTACACAGTAGACGGCAACAAAGTGACACAGGAGATTAACACTGAGAAGGGTAACGCCACCTTCGTCAGGGAGTTCAGCGATGATGCGCTCGTTGTG ACCATCACCGCAGACAAGTGGGACGGCACGGCGAAGAGATTCTACAAGGCTTAA